The Aerosakkonema funiforme FACHB-1375 genome contains the following window.
GGAGTTTATCGCCAAACTCGACCTGAAAGGGAATGAAAATATTCTCGATATTGGTTGCGGAGATGGTAAAATTACAGCAGAACTTGCTACCCTTGTACCGGATGGATCGGTTACGGGAATAGATGGTTCTGAAGAAATGATCGACTTCGCTCGACAAAAGTTTCCTAAGAGCGATTTCCCGAATCTGAGATTTGAGTATAAGAATGCAACAAACCTCAATTTGGAGAATCAATTTGACCTGATCGTTTCGTTTAATTGTCTGCATTGGATTAATAATCATATCCCGGTTTTGGAAGGGATCGAAAAAAGCTTGAAGCCACATGGAAAAACGCAGCTTTTGTTAGCTGGAAAAACAGATGACACCTGTATGCGAATGGTGGTAGATAAAGTAATCTGTCAGGTCAAATGGAAAAACTATTTCCAGGAACTAACTTCACCATTTGGTTTGTACAAAGCTCATGAATACAAGGAAATGCTGGAAAAGGTGGGCTTAAAATCAAATAGGGTAGAAGCAATAACGACAAATATGATTTTTGATGGCAAAGAAGGATTTAAAGGATTGCTGCGGACTACATGGCTACCCCTGACGGAAAAGTTGCCGGAAGATTTACGTGCAGACATTATTGATGAGCTAGCGGAGGCATACATTCAGTTCAACCCACCGAATGGGGATGGCTTGGTGTATATGCCTATGGTGAAATTAGAAGTGGAAGCCACAAAAGTAGAGACATCTATCTCATGACAAGCTCATCGCCGCTGAGAGAGGATTTGGCAAATAAGCGATCGCGTCCGAAAGAAAGTGACTGGAGATTGTTCCTGCGTCTAGTCCCTTATGCTCGCCAAAGCAGCCGTTTGCTGGCGCTGGCGATCGCATTATTGATACCGGTATCGATTTCTGGTGCTGTGCAACCGATTGTAATCGGACAAGCGATATCTTTAATCCGCCAAGAAAACACAACGTTTGCATTTCTGCAAAATCGCCCCTTTGCAGAGGCGTTTAATATCTTGGTCGTTTTATTGTTAGTAACTGTAACTGTCCGCATACTACTTGTCAGCACTCAATCATATACGGTACAAAAAGTAGGTCAGCAAATCACCGCCGCCATTCGCAAGGATTTGTTCGAGCGCGTCACCTCTCTAGCAGTGCGCTTTTTCGATCGCACCCCCGTAGGAAAATTGATTACACGCCTCACCAGCGATGTGGAAGCGCTGGGAGATGTTTTTTCCACAGGTGCGATCGGCATTGTCAGCGACTTGTTTTCGATTGTGGTAATTGCGGTTGCCATGTTTTTATTGCAATGGCAGCTAGCTTTGATGCTAGTGTTAATGCTAGTGCCGGTATCGTTTGCGATCGTCTATTTCCAGCATCAATACCGCATGGCCAATTATAAAGCGAGGGAAGAACTTTCCGCCCTTAACGCCACCCTGCAAGAAAACATCCTTGGTATTAATATAGTCCAGTTGTTCCGGCGGGAACAATTTAATGCGGAACTATTTCGGACTATCAACAAACGCTATATCACCGAAGTAGACAAAACCATCTTTCACGACTCGGCTATTTCTGCAACGCTGGAGTGGATTTCTTTAGTTGCGATCGCAGGCGTACTGGGGCTGGGCGGCTGGTTTGTCATGCAAAATAACTTTAGTTTTGGCATCTTATCCACCTTTATTTTGTACGCGCAACGCCTCTTCGATCCCTTGCGCCAATTAGCCGAAAAATTCACCTCAATTCAAGCAGGTTTTACCGCCGTCGAACGCATCACCGACATTTTAAATGAACCAATCGAAATTCGCGATCCGGAACATCCCAAATCCTTACCGCCAGCACGGGGAGTAGAAGGCGGAGAAATTCGCTTTGAAAACGTATTTTTTGGCTACAAAACTGATGAATACGTTCTCAAAGATTTAGATTTCACCATCCATCCGGGCGAAAAAGTAGCGTTAGTTGGCCCCACAGGTGCCGGTAAAAGTTCGATCATTCGTCTTTTGTGTCGTCTCTACGAAACAACTCAAGGTCGCATCCTTCTTGATGGAGTAGATATCAGAGACTTACCTCAAATCGAACTGCGCCGTCACATGGGCGTTATCCTGCAAGATGGATTTCTGTTTGCCGGTGATGTGAAAAGCAACATCACCCTGGGAGAAACTTACTCGTTTGAGGCAATTCGCACCGCCGCAGCACAAACTAACGTAGCCCAGTTTATCGAACAGTTACCTCAAGGATACGACACCGAGTTGCGGGAACGAGGTACAAATCTTTCTGGCGGTCAAAAACAACTCCTAGCCTTTGCCCGCGCTGCTATCCGCAATCCTCGCATATTAGTGTTGGATGAAGCAACTGCCAGCTTGGATGTGGGGACAGAAGCATTAATTCAAGAAGCTTTGGAACATTTGCTGGTAGGACGTACTGCGATTATTATCGCGCACCGACTTTCTACTATTCGCAATGTCGATCGCATTTTAGTACTCAAGCGGGGACAACTTGTAGAATCCGGCAGTCATGAGGAATTAGTGCGCCAAGAAGGACTTTATGCCAGTTTGTACAAGTTGCAGATGTTAGGAACTTAATCAATTTTCGATTTTGGATTTTGGATTTTAGATTTATTTCAATCTGCAATCTAAAATTTGCAATTTTTCCCTACTCCAGCTTTGTAGGTTGGGTTGAGGTACGAAACCCAACTTTTGCCTTGGATTTCACTTCACTAACTCAACCTACAAAAAGATCGCTAAGTAGGTGGGCGTCAATAGACGCCAGTATGTGAAAAGATGTAAAGACAACAGGTAAGTACAGAAGAGCGAAAATTTAACTTTAGTTTAATCTTAGTTGGAAATAGCCACTTCCAACTCAGTAGTATGATGGGTTTATTCCTAAAAGCGATACTTTCATTTGGGAGATGCAAGCGATCGCACAACAGCATCAGACAGATTTTTGTCGAATCGGAATTTCAATTACGAACTCCGTACCCTGTCCTGGCGCGGAAATACAATATATGTTTCCGCGATGTTTTTCCACCACAATTTGATAGCTAATCGATAATCCCAGACCAGTGCCTTTCCCGACAGGTTTTGTGGTAAAAAATGGGTCGAATAATTTACGGCGTATTTCCTCTGTCATGCCGGAACCGTTATCTTTAATACGGATAGCTACCCGATCTTTATTGAATACTTCTGTGCGAATGTGAATAAAGCTGGGATGTTGCTTAATTTCCTCTAGCGATCGCTTCTTATTCCACTCGTCCAAAGCATCGATCGCATTCGTAATGATATTCATAAATACCTGATTGAGTTGTCCCGCATAGCAATCAATATTAGGTAGATTGCCATATTCTTTAATAACTTGAATGCCTGCGTGTGTTCCTATCTCTTTAAAACGATTTTGCAAAATCAGGAGCGTACTATCTATACCTTCGTGAATATTGACATCCTTCATTTCCGCTTCATCAAGACGCGAGAAGTTCCGTAAACTCAGGACTATCTCGCGAATGCGGTTGGCTCCCATCTTCATAGATGCGAGTATCTTCGGTAAGTCTTCCAGCAAAAAGTCTAGCTCGATTTCTTCAACAAGCTCTTGAATTTCTTCTACCGGATTGGGATAGTAATGCTTATATAGTTTTAGCAATCGCAGAATATCTTCAACATATTCTGATGCTGGAGTAATATTGCCGTAAATAAAGCTGACCGGGTTGTTAATTTCGTGAGCGACGCCAGCAACTAACTGACCCAAACTCGACATTTTTTCAGTTTGGATAAGTTGAGCTTGAGTTTGTTGTAATTCGCGCAAAGTTTGCTCTAAATCCTGAGTTCTTTGGCGCAATTCCTCTGAATATCGTCGCAAAGCTTCTTCCGATTGTTTGCGTTGGGTAATATCCATCATTGAGCCAACCATCCGCACTGGATTGCCTCGCTCATCACAGGCAATAAAACCGCGATCGATCACCAAAGCATAAGAATTGTCAGCTTTTAAATATCGGTATTCATCTGACCGCACTTGTTCTTTTTTCTCAAGCGCATGATGTATGCCATTAACAACTCTTTCCCTATCTTCTGGATGTATGTGTTCGTACCACCAAGCAGCAGTAGGTTCCACATCTGCCATTGCATAACCAAAAAGCGTCTGGATACCTTCGTTCCACTCCACCTCACCTGTCGCCAAATTCCAGTTCCAAATAGCATCATTTGTAGCTCGTGCTAGTAGTTGATAGCGGATTTGGTTCTCCCGCAAAGCTTCTTCTGCTTGCTTGCGCTCTTTAATATCGCGACTGATCGTTGCCAAAGCCTGCGGTTGTCCTGTTTGTGGGTTTTTCAGAACAAACAGATTGTAATCGACGGGAATCGATTCGCCAGTTTCAAGATTCTTGAATCGGTATTCTCCCTGCCAATAACCTTTTTCCAGAACAGTCGGTATAATCTGCTGCTGCACTTCATTAATATCTTCCGGCATAAAGGTGTCGATTATATTCATGTTTGCCAATTCTTCAAAATTTGGCAATCCCAGCAGCTTTAGGCCAGATTGATTTAGAAAAATAGGCTTTCCTTCCAGAGAAGCAATACCAATTAAATCGGTGCTGTTTTCGATTAAAGTTACTAATTGTTGACGTTCTGAGTCTGCCTGTTTGCGCTCCGTAATGTCGCGACCTTCCGGAATCAAAAGAACTACTTTTCCTGTCTCATCAAACACAGGCTTGATCGAGAAGTCAACAATTATCACTTGATTTTCATGATTTTGTGCCTCGGTTTCGTAACGCACGAATTTACCTTGTGCAGCTTCGCTAATAGCTGTTTGCAAACGGTTACCAATTTCTGAATTTCCAGACCACCAGGGGGTTTCCCAGAACAAGCGATCGATAACATCTTTGGGCTCAGCTTTAATAGCATCCAATGCTGTTTGATTTGCTTTTATGAGAGTGCCATCTGGTGTCATCAACCCCATAAACTGAAAAGCGCTATCGAAAATCACCTGTAATATTCTTTCATTCGATCGCAATGCTTCCTCAGTTTGTTTGCGTTCAGTTATATCTCTGGCAACTGCATACATTTTTTGCTGTTCGGGAAATGGCACCGCTTGCCACAAAAACCATTTATAGGAGCCATCTTTGCAAAGCCAACGGTTCTCAAAGGACAAAATGTTAATACCAAGAGCAATTTTTTCGGCTTCGCGGATAGTTGCTTGCCGATCTTCTGGATGCACAAATTCAATGTAAGGTTTAGCCAGCAGTTCCTCGCTTGAGAAACCAACGCTTTTTTCCCATGCAGGGTTAAGTTGCTTTAAATAACCGTCAAAACCGGCGGTACAAATCATATCCAGCGATAGATTGAAATAGCGATCGCGTTCTTCTTCAACTCTTTTAGGATCGCTGATATCTGTCAGCGTCCCAACATAGCTAATTACTCCTTCGGCTCCCATTTCCGGGACTGATTGACCCAATACCCAAGTTACCAAACCATCGGAACGCACAAAGCGATACTCGGATTTAAAAGGTGAATTGGTTTGTGCAGATTCGTACCATTCTCGGTAAACTCGCTCGCGATCGTC
Protein-coding sequences here:
- a CDS encoding class I SAM-dependent methyltransferase; this encodes MYKWNAEDYHRNSSEQQRLAREFIAKLDLKGNENILDIGCGDGKITAELATLVPDGSVTGIDGSEEMIDFARQKFPKSDFPNLRFEYKNATNLNLENQFDLIVSFNCLHWINNHIPVLEGIEKSLKPHGKTQLLLAGKTDDTCMRMVVDKVICQVKWKNYFQELTSPFGLYKAHEYKEMLEKVGLKSNRVEAITTNMIFDGKEGFKGLLRTTWLPLTEKLPEDLRADIIDELAEAYIQFNPPNGDGLVYMPMVKLEVEATKVETSIS
- a CDS encoding ABC transporter ATP-binding protein, encoding MTSSSPLREDLANKRSRPKESDWRLFLRLVPYARQSSRLLALAIALLIPVSISGAVQPIVIGQAISLIRQENTTFAFLQNRPFAEAFNILVVLLLVTVTVRILLVSTQSYTVQKVGQQITAAIRKDLFERVTSLAVRFFDRTPVGKLITRLTSDVEALGDVFSTGAIGIVSDLFSIVVIAVAMFLLQWQLALMLVLMLVPVSFAIVYFQHQYRMANYKAREELSALNATLQENILGINIVQLFRREQFNAELFRTINKRYITEVDKTIFHDSAISATLEWISLVAIAGVLGLGGWFVMQNNFSFGILSTFILYAQRLFDPLRQLAEKFTSIQAGFTAVERITDILNEPIEIRDPEHPKSLPPARGVEGGEIRFENVFFGYKTDEYVLKDLDFTIHPGEKVALVGPTGAGKSSIIRLLCRLYETTQGRILLDGVDIRDLPQIELRRHMGVILQDGFLFAGDVKSNITLGETYSFEAIRTAAAQTNVAQFIEQLPQGYDTELRERGTNLSGGQKQLLAFARAAIRNPRILVLDEATASLDVGTEALIQEALEHLLVGRTAIIIAHRLSTIRNVDRILVLKRGQLVESGSHEELVRQEGLYASLYKLQMLGT
- a CDS encoding PAS domain S-box protein produces the protein MATQEQENSKKECQRLLALLDESENRFRLMADTAPVMIWTSGADKLCNYFNQVWLEFTGRHLEQEQGYGWWEGVYPKDRQQCLDTYVKAFDTRQKFEIEYRLRRADGKYRWILNTGVPRYYPDGSFAGYIGSAIDITDRKLSEAALKSANEVLEIKVKERTAQLNHTISLLKEEIKERRRVEEALRQSEKRFRSIVDQAGDAFFVQDGEGKIIDVNQQACDSLGYTRAELFNLSVSDFEVSIQLEEMKKTWQQIVLGETHTVNGIYRRKDGATFPVEVRLSKVEWGGDRYILAIARDITDRQQVEQVLRETEERFLSLLKALPVGIFRTDPQGNCLYVNDRWSDITGLSLEVAQGEGWAQAIHEDDRERVYREWYESAQTNSPFKSEYRFVRSDGLVTWVLGQSVPEMGAEGVISYVGTLTDISDPKRVEEERDRYFNLSLDMICTAGFDGYLKQLNPAWEKSVGFSSEELLAKPYIEFVHPEDRQATIREAEKIALGINILSFENRWLCKDGSYKWFLWQAVPFPEQQKMYAVARDITERKQTEEALRSNERILQVIFDSAFQFMGLMTPDGTLIKANQTALDAIKAEPKDVIDRLFWETPWWSGNSEIGNRLQTAISEAAQGKFVRYETEAQNHENQVIIVDFSIKPVFDETGKVVLLIPEGRDITERKQADSERQQLVTLIENSTDLIGIASLEGKPIFLNQSGLKLLGLPNFEELANMNIIDTFMPEDINEVQQQIIPTVLEKGYWQGEYRFKNLETGESIPVDYNLFVLKNPQTGQPQALATISRDIKERKQAEEALRENQIRYQLLARATNDAIWNWNLATGEVEWNEGIQTLFGYAMADVEPTAAWWYEHIHPEDRERVVNGIHHALEKKEQVRSDEYRYLKADNSYALVIDRGFIACDERGNPVRMVGSMMDITQRKQSEEALRRYSEELRQRTQDLEQTLRELQQTQAQLIQTEKMSSLGQLVAGVAHEINNPVSFIYGNITPASEYVEDILRLLKLYKHYYPNPVEEIQELVEEIELDFLLEDLPKILASMKMGANRIREIVLSLRNFSRLDEAEMKDVNIHEGIDSTLLILQNRFKEIGTHAGIQVIKEYGNLPNIDCYAGQLNQVFMNIITNAIDALDEWNKKRSLEEIKQHPSFIHIRTEVFNKDRVAIRIKDNGSGMTEEIRRKLFDPFFTTKPVGKGTGLGLSISYQIVVEKHRGNIYCISAPGQGTEFVIEIPIRQKSV